In the Candidatus Methylarchaceae archaeon HK02M2 genome, TAGAGCATTCTATGAAAAAGAGACAGTAACTGCTGCTAAAGACTTACTAGGTAAAATACTTGTAAAAAGAACTAGTAAAGGCAACATAATTGGCAGGATAGTTGAAGTCGAAGCATACCGTGGCTCTGATGATCCTGCCAGTCATGCATACAGAGGTAAGACCGATAGAAATTACTTGATGTTCGGAAATGGTGGGCATGCTTACATATACTTCATCTATGGCAACCATTACTGCTTCAACGTTACAGCTAAAATAGGAGACGATCCAGGAGCTGTCTTAGTAAGAGCTTTAGAGCCCATTGAAGGAATAAATTTAATGCAAATGAATAGGCAAGTCAAAGATA is a window encoding:
- a CDS encoding DNA-3-methyladenine glycosylase produces the protein MEILDRAFYEKETVTAAKDLLGKILVKRTSKGNIIGRIVEVEAYRGSDDPASHAYRGKTDRNYLMFGNGGHAYIYFIYGNHYCFNVTAKIGDDPGAVLVRALEPIEGINLMQMNRQVKDMKSLTDGPGKLTKAMNITMRHNGADLTKGEELFLCEPKEIENFTIVSTKRIGIRSGIDKLWRFYIKDNMFVSRR